Proteins encoded together in one Paracidovorax wautersii window:
- a CDS encoding ABC transporter permease → MNVQHRKQVERWSPWVLLFAVIVLWQVICAGFSVSEFIFPSPLEIWNQFVEFKWIIAGHAWRTFWVTMAGFGIAIVVGVLLGFLIGSSRLAYAAVYPLMTAFNALPKAAFVPILVVWFGIGVGPAILTAFLISFFPIMVNIATGLATLEPELEDVLRVLGAKRWDVLVKVGMPRSLPYFYGSLKVAITLAFVGTTVSEMTAANEGIGYLLISAGSSMQMGLAFAGLMVVGAMAMVMYELFSVLEKHTTGWAHRGSNQ, encoded by the coding sequence ATGAATGTGCAACATCGCAAACAGGTCGAGCGCTGGTCGCCGTGGGTCCTGCTGTTCGCCGTGATCGTGCTGTGGCAGGTGATCTGCGCAGGCTTCAGCGTCTCGGAGTTCATCTTCCCCAGCCCGCTCGAGATCTGGAACCAGTTCGTCGAGTTCAAGTGGATCATCGCCGGCCACGCCTGGCGCACCTTCTGGGTCACCATGGCGGGCTTCGGCATCGCCATCGTGGTCGGCGTGCTACTGGGCTTTCTCATCGGCTCGTCGCGCCTGGCGTACGCCGCCGTCTATCCTTTGATGACCGCTTTCAACGCCCTGCCCAAGGCCGCCTTCGTGCCCATCCTGGTCGTGTGGTTCGGCATCGGCGTGGGGCCGGCCATCCTCACGGCCTTCCTCATCAGCTTCTTCCCGATCATGGTGAACATCGCCACCGGCCTGGCCACCCTGGAGCCCGAGCTGGAAGACGTGCTGCGCGTGCTGGGCGCCAAGCGCTGGGACGTGCTGGTCAAGGTGGGCATGCCGCGCTCGCTGCCCTACTTCTACGGCTCGCTCAAGGTCGCCATCACGCTGGCCTTCGTGGGCACCACGGTGAGCGAGATGACCGCCGCCAACGAGGGCATCGGCTACCTGCTGATCTCGGCCGGCTCGTCCATGCAGATGGGCCTGGCCTTCGCCGGGCTGATGGTGGTGGGCGCCATGGCCATGGTGATGTACGAACTGTTCAGCGTGCTCGAAAAACACACCACCGGCTGGGCCCACCGCGGATCGAACCAGTGA
- a CDS encoding nucleoside deaminase: MTLRPDQAERHLRRANAVAQRALGMGRHPFGALLVAPDGETVLAEQGNIDTVNHAESTLARSAAANYPGAYLAQCTLVTTFEPCAMCAGTIYWAGIGHVLYGAEEAALLALTGNHPENPTLSLPCRAVFASGQRATEVTGPVPALHEAITAVHRDFWR, encoded by the coding sequence GTGACGCTACGGCCAGATCAGGCAGAACGCCACCTGCGCCGCGCCAACGCGGTGGCGCAGCGCGCGCTGGGCATGGGCCGCCATCCGTTCGGCGCCCTGCTGGTGGCGCCGGACGGCGAGACGGTGCTGGCCGAGCAGGGCAACATCGACACCGTGAACCACGCCGAGAGCACGCTGGCGCGCTCTGCCGCCGCGAACTACCCGGGCGCATACCTGGCCCAGTGCACCCTGGTCACCACCTTCGAGCCCTGCGCGATGTGCGCGGGCACGATCTACTGGGCGGGCATCGGGCACGTGCTGTACGGCGCCGAAGAAGCCGCCCTGCTGGCGCTGACCGGCAACCATCCGGAGAACCCCACGCTCAGCCTGCCCTGCCGCGCGGTCTTCGCCAGCGGACAGCGCGCCACGGAGGTGACCGGGCCGGTGCCGGCGCTGCATGAAGCCATCACCGCGGTGCACCGCGACTTCTGGCGCTGA
- a CDS encoding patatin-like phospholipase family protein — translation MRLTVFWRRLAYVACAGLAACGSNPPASAPPAAAPSAPTSAAAEGAAPVRIGLALGGGAAKGFAHIGVIKMLEANGLTPATVAGTSAGSVVGALYASGMNAFELQEKAVALDETQIRDLQFSSGGLVLGQKLQDYVNEQVRRKPLEQLAKPFVAVSARLEDGERTVFSRGNTGQAVRASSSVPGVFQPVAIGAYHYVDGGIVSPVPVDAARQLGADIVVAVDISNKARGASPSGLLGTVGQSIAIMGQKLGQAELARADVIIRPKVLDIGPTDFAQRANAILEGEKAALAAMPQIRERIARLQAERAQAAQLARQQVQETQYQACLENRSRLQKLAGMAGVDTSSCTAPR, via the coding sequence ATGCGGTTGACAGTCTTTTGGCGCCGGCTGGCGTATGTGGCATGCGCGGGCCTCGCGGCCTGCGGCAGCAACCCGCCAGCGAGCGCACCGCCGGCTGCCGCCCCTTCCGCGCCCACCTCCGCAGCGGCCGAAGGGGCCGCGCCGGTGCGCATCGGCCTTGCCCTGGGCGGGGGCGCTGCCAAGGGCTTCGCCCACATCGGGGTGATCAAGATGCTGGAGGCCAACGGCCTGACCCCGGCCACCGTGGCGGGCACCAGCGCCGGCAGCGTGGTGGGGGCCCTGTATGCCAGCGGCATGAACGCCTTCGAGCTGCAGGAAAAGGCGGTGGCCCTGGACGAAACCCAGATCCGCGACCTGCAGTTCTCCTCCGGCGGCCTCGTGCTGGGCCAGAAGCTGCAGGACTATGTGAACGAACAGGTGCGCCGCAAGCCGCTCGAACAACTGGCCAAGCCTTTCGTGGCCGTCTCCGCGCGGCTGGAGGATGGCGAACGGACCGTGTTCTCGCGCGGCAACACCGGCCAGGCCGTGCGCGCCTCCAGCAGCGTGCCCGGCGTGTTCCAGCCGGTCGCCATCGGCGCCTACCACTACGTGGATGGCGGCATCGTCAGCCCCGTGCCGGTGGACGCCGCGCGGCAGCTGGGTGCCGACATCGTCGTCGCCGTCGACATCTCCAACAAGGCGCGGGGCGCATCGCCCAGCGGTCTGCTGGGCACCGTGGGCCAGAGCATCGCCATCATGGGCCAGAAGCTGGGCCAGGCCGAACTGGCCCGCGCCGACGTCATCATCCGCCCCAAGGTGCTGGACATCGGACCCACCGATTTCGCGCAGCGCGCCAATGCCATCCTGGAAGGCGAGAAGGCCGCGCTGGCCGCCATGCCACAGATCCGCGAACGCATCGCGCGGCTGCAGGCCGAGCGCGCACAGGCCGCGCAGCTGGCACGCCAGCAGGTACAGGAAACGCAGTACCAGGCCTGTCTGGAGAACCGCTCCCGACTGCAGAAGCTCGCCGGCATGGCGGGCGTGGACACCTCGTCCTGCACCGCTCCGCGCTGA
- the otnI gene encoding 2-oxo-tetronate isomerase — protein MPRFAANVSLLYNDLAFLDRFAAAAADGFQGVECLFPYAWPAQKIAQRLRDAGLQQVLFNAPPGDWDAGERGMACHPGREGEFREGIALALDYARTLQCPRIHVVAGIVPPGAAAAEVHATYVANMRHAAAQAAPHGIQILLEPINARDMPGFFVGRQAQAHALVAEIGASNVRVQMDLYHCQISEGDLASKIRQYLPTGRVAHVQIAGVPERHEPDVGEVNYPYLFELLDGLGYDGWVGCEYRPARGTAPRATQDGLGWLPRRAP, from the coding sequence ATGCCCCGCTTCGCCGCCAACGTTTCGCTGCTCTACAACGACCTGGCCTTCCTCGACCGTTTCGCGGCCGCTGCCGCCGACGGCTTCCAGGGGGTGGAGTGCCTCTTCCCCTACGCCTGGCCGGCGCAGAAGATCGCGCAGCGCCTGCGCGATGCCGGATTGCAGCAGGTGCTGTTCAATGCGCCGCCGGGCGACTGGGACGCCGGCGAGCGGGGCATGGCCTGCCACCCGGGGCGGGAGGGGGAGTTCCGCGAAGGCATAGCGCTGGCACTGGACTACGCGCGCACGCTGCAGTGCCCGCGCATCCACGTCGTCGCAGGCATCGTGCCGCCCGGGGCCGCGGCGGCCGAGGTGCATGCCACCTACGTGGCCAACATGCGCCACGCCGCGGCGCAGGCCGCGCCGCACGGCATCCAGATCCTGCTGGAGCCCATCAATGCGCGGGACATGCCGGGCTTCTTCGTGGGGCGCCAGGCGCAGGCGCATGCGCTGGTGGCGGAGATCGGTGCGTCCAACGTGCGCGTGCAGATGGATCTCTACCACTGCCAGATCAGCGAAGGCGACCTGGCCAGCAAGATCCGCCAGTACCTGCCCACGGGGCGCGTGGCGCACGTGCAGATCGCGGGCGTGCCGGAACGCCATGAGCCCGATGTCGGCGAGGTGAACTATCCCTACCTCTTCGAACTGCTGGACGGCCTGGGCTACGACGGCTGGGTCGGCTGCGAATACCGGCCTGCCCGCGGGACTGCGCCCCGGGCCACGCAGGATGGCCTGGGCTGGCTGCCGCGCCGCGCGCCGTAG
- the infA gene encoding translation initiation factor IF-1: MAKEELIEMQGKVDEVLPDSRFRVTLENGHQLVAYAGGKMRKHRIRVLAGDRVSLELSPYDLNKGRLTFRHIEARTGARPPARPGAR; encoded by the coding sequence ATGGCCAAAGAAGAACTGATTGAAATGCAAGGCAAGGTCGACGAAGTGCTGCCCGATTCGCGCTTTCGCGTCACCCTGGAAAACGGCCACCAGCTGGTGGCCTACGCCGGCGGCAAGATGCGCAAGCACCGCATCCGCGTGCTGGCCGGCGACCGTGTATCGCTGGAGCTCTCGCCCTACGACCTGAACAAGGGCCGCCTGACCTTCCGCCACATCGAGGCCCGCACCGGCGCACGCCCGCCCGCGCGCCCCGGCGCCCGCTGA
- a CDS encoding RNA-binding protein has product MDNKLYVGNLSYAMRDDTLLQQFTAYGDVQSAKVMMERDTGRSKGFGFVEMGTAAEAQAAIQGLHGQSVDGRALTVNLARPMEPRSGGFGGGNGGGGYRGGRSSY; this is encoded by the coding sequence ATGGACAACAAACTCTACGTGGGCAACCTCTCCTATGCGATGCGCGACGACACGCTGCTGCAGCAATTCACCGCGTACGGCGACGTGCAGTCCGCCAAGGTCATGATGGAGCGCGACACCGGCCGCTCCAAGGGCTTCGGCTTCGTCGAAATGGGCACGGCTGCCGAAGCGCAGGCCGCCATCCAGGGCCTGCACGGCCAGTCGGTGGACGGCCGGGCGCTGACGGTGAACCTGGCCCGCCCGATGGAGCCGCGTTCCGGCGGCTTCGGCGGAGGCAACGGTGGTGGCGGCTACCGCGGCGGCCGCAGCAGCTACTGA
- a CDS encoding 2OG-Fe(II) oxygenase family protein, whose product MPTANAPSVYEPSVAPDVLGELEKESRMGGALDGETSTREVRRIDISDFERRKEEIAEQLWSASVDIGFFQVTNHGIALDDIRAAFARAEAFFDLPRETKAQWPLARNAGWEHKAQIRPSTRTPDQKESYQVTRPRMDGLWPTEAELPGFREATLAFERQCWAVAMRLLSCFAWKMGFDAEFFTRAHDPSVPAYQSTLRMLHYFAVDPALQSELGLWRAGAHTDFDCLTLLFQRPGQGGLQVLPGKEAEGRQWTSVEPAEGVITCNIGDMLTRWSDDQLPSNFHRVRNPLPHEYQGARYSLAFFAQANEDALIEGPAKKYPPITGAEYLRQRISANFSNRY is encoded by the coding sequence ATGCCAACCGCCAACGCCCCTTCCGTTTACGAACCCTCCGTCGCGCCCGATGTCCTGGGCGAGCTTGAAAAGGAATCCCGCATGGGCGGGGCCCTGGACGGCGAAACCAGCACCCGCGAGGTGCGGCGCATCGACATCTCCGATTTCGAGCGCCGCAAGGAAGAGATCGCCGAGCAGCTGTGGAGCGCCTCGGTGGACATCGGCTTCTTCCAGGTGACGAACCACGGCATTGCGCTGGACGATATCCGCGCCGCCTTCGCCCGCGCCGAGGCCTTCTTCGACCTGCCCCGCGAGACCAAGGCGCAGTGGCCGCTGGCGCGCAACGCCGGGTGGGAGCACAAGGCGCAGATCCGCCCGTCCACGCGCACGCCCGACCAGAAGGAGTCCTACCAGGTCACGCGCCCGCGCATGGACGGCCTGTGGCCCACCGAAGCCGAGCTGCCCGGCTTCCGCGAGGCCACACTGGCCTTCGAGCGCCAGTGCTGGGCAGTGGCCATGCGCCTGCTGTCGTGCTTTGCCTGGAAGATGGGCTTCGATGCCGAGTTCTTCACCCGCGCGCACGACCCGTCTGTGCCCGCCTACCAGAGCACGCTGCGCATGCTGCATTACTTCGCCGTCGACCCGGCGCTGCAATCCGAGCTGGGCCTGTGGCGCGCCGGTGCGCACACCGACTTCGACTGCCTCACGTTGCTGTTTCAGCGCCCCGGCCAGGGCGGCCTGCAGGTACTGCCGGGCAAGGAGGCCGAGGGCCGCCAATGGACCAGCGTGGAGCCGGCCGAGGGCGTGATCACCTGCAACATCGGCGACATGCTCACGCGCTGGAGCGACGACCAGCTGCCCAGCAACTTCCACCGCGTGCGCAACCCGCTGCCGCATGAGTACCAGGGTGCGCGCTACAGCCTGGCGTTCTTCGCGCAGGCCAACGAGGACGCGCTGATCGAAGGCCCGGCGAAGAAGTACCCGCCCATCACGGGGGCCGAATACCTGCGCCAGCGCATCAGCGCCAACTTCTCCAATCGGTATTGA
- a CDS encoding ABC transporter substrate-binding protein: protein MQRRHFLSAALAAPIAGPLATAATAAAGLAAPAVVRAQGALTPLKFTLDFRVTSQTSPFFLALAQGYYKDEGLDVSIDVGAGSVASITRVASGAYDLGLGDISSLVEFHAQNPDTPVQAIYQYYNRAPFVIIGRKDRGITTDFQSLKGKKVAAAAVEATRRCWPMVARALKTPPELFDWVTTDFSARDNVMVRGDVDAATYFHDSAVSLFARVPPKDLSVLEYGKAGLNLYGNAVLGGKLVQERPELAQAFLRASNRALRETLAQPDAAFAAIKAREPILNMEVERERWGITRRYLATAETQSIGLGAVQPAVLAQQIDEVAAVFNLARKPAADRVFNPALLPAVADRKVAAA, encoded by the coding sequence ATGCAACGACGCCACTTTCTCTCCGCAGCCCTCGCCGCACCGATCGCCGGCCCTCTCGCCACGGCCGCCACCGCAGCCGCCGGCCTGGCCGCCCCCGCCGTGGTGCGGGCCCAGGGTGCGCTCACGCCGCTTAAATTCACGCTCGACTTCCGGGTGACCAGCCAGACCTCGCCCTTCTTCCTGGCGCTGGCCCAGGGCTACTACAAGGACGAGGGCCTGGACGTGTCCATCGACGTGGGGGCGGGCTCGGTTGCGTCCATCACGCGCGTGGCCAGCGGCGCCTACGACCTGGGCCTGGGCGATATCAGCTCGCTGGTGGAGTTCCATGCGCAGAACCCCGACACGCCGGTGCAGGCCATCTACCAGTACTACAACCGCGCGCCCTTCGTCATCATCGGCCGCAAGGACCGCGGCATTACCACCGACTTCCAGTCGCTCAAGGGCAAGAAGGTGGCCGCCGCGGCGGTGGAGGCCACGCGCCGCTGCTGGCCCATGGTGGCCCGCGCGCTCAAGACGCCGCCCGAGCTGTTTGACTGGGTGACCACCGACTTCAGCGCGCGCGACAACGTGATGGTGCGCGGGGATGTGGATGCCGCCACGTACTTCCACGACTCCGCCGTCTCGCTGTTCGCACGCGTGCCGCCCAAGGACCTCTCCGTGCTGGAGTACGGCAAGGCCGGCCTGAACCTGTACGGCAATGCCGTGCTGGGCGGCAAGCTGGTGCAGGAGCGGCCCGAACTGGCCCAGGCCTTCCTGCGCGCCAGCAACCGCGCGCTGCGCGAAACACTCGCCCAGCCCGACGCCGCCTTCGCCGCCATCAAGGCGCGCGAGCCCATCCTGAACATGGAGGTGGAGCGCGAGCGCTGGGGCATCACGCGCCGCTACCTCGCCACGGCGGAGACCCAGTCCATCGGCCTGGGCGCGGTGCAGCCCGCCGTGCTGGCCCAGCAGATCGACGAGGTGGCGGCCGTGTTCAACCTGGCGCGCAAGCCGGCCGCCGACCGCGTGTTCAACCCCGCGCTGCTGCCCGCGGTGGCCGACCGCAAGGTGGCCGCAGCATGA
- a CDS encoding nucleoside deaminase: MSGAALPQEVALDERDGLYLRQAIALADTARARGNRPFGAVIVGADGTVLAEAWNANGETGDCTAHAETSAVRTASPRHAREALAQATLYSSGEPCVMCAGAIFWANIGRVVYGIDAVRLRGFRGERLDQRDAELSCRDVFAASPHAIECIGPALIEEASASHRGAWKA; this comes from the coding sequence ATGAGCGGCGCCGCACTCCCGCAGGAAGTGGCCCTGGACGAGCGCGACGGTCTCTACCTGCGCCAGGCCATCGCGCTGGCCGACACGGCCCGCGCGCGCGGCAACCGCCCTTTCGGCGCGGTGATCGTGGGCGCGGACGGCACGGTGCTCGCCGAAGCCTGGAACGCCAACGGCGAGACCGGCGACTGCACGGCGCATGCCGAGACCAGCGCCGTGCGCACGGCCAGCCCCCGGCATGCGCGCGAGGCCCTCGCGCAGGCCACGCTGTACTCGTCCGGCGAGCCCTGCGTGATGTGCGCGGGCGCCATCTTCTGGGCCAACATCGGCCGCGTGGTCTACGGCATCGACGCGGTGCGGCTGCGCGGCTTTCGCGGCGAACGGCTCGACCAGCGCGACGCCGAACTGTCCTGCCGCGACGTCTTCGCCGCCTCGCCGCACGCCATCGAATGCATCGGCCCGGCGCTCATCGAGGAAGCCTCGGCCTCGCACCGGGGCGCTTGGAAAGCCTGA
- a CDS encoding 2OG-Fe(II) oxygenase family protein, which produces MSLPILDLQDAMELGGPRSAEVAAQMREAAMASGFFYVRHHGVDAAQIARQFALAQELLDVPRATREALAMHHSPSMRGYELMGAQSLDLAARPDLKESFYCGMAYPEDHPYVRAGYQTYGHNQWPAEVPHAPAVCEAYIQSLLVLSRRLMQLLALSLDLPETFFDATSDHPMITLRMIRYPAHPEGADERTFGAGAHTDWGAITILAQDAHGGLEVQTPGGDWVEATPVPGCFVVNLGDMIPRWTNGLYHSNPHRVRNRHSGGAPRYSIPFFYEPDYLARIEAVPGTVPAGEAPRYAPCTAGEHLVEMYRRTYNKPVATTA; this is translated from the coding sequence ATGTCCCTTCCCATTCTCGATCTGCAAGACGCCATGGAGCTGGGCGGGCCGCGCAGCGCCGAGGTCGCCGCGCAGATGCGCGAGGCGGCCATGGCGTCCGGCTTCTTCTACGTGCGCCACCACGGCGTGGACGCCGCGCAGATCGCCCGGCAGTTCGCGCTGGCGCAGGAGCTGCTCGACGTGCCGCGCGCCACGCGCGAGGCGCTGGCCATGCACCACTCGCCCTCCATGCGCGGCTACGAGCTGATGGGCGCGCAGTCGCTCGACCTGGCGGCGCGGCCCGACCTGAAGGAGAGCTTCTACTGCGGCATGGCCTACCCGGAAGACCATCCGTACGTGCGTGCCGGCTACCAGACCTACGGCCACAACCAGTGGCCCGCCGAGGTGCCCCACGCGCCGGCCGTGTGTGAGGCCTACATCCAGTCGCTGCTGGTGCTGTCACGCCGGCTCATGCAGCTGCTGGCGCTGTCGCTGGACCTGCCGGAGACTTTCTTCGACGCCACCAGCGATCACCCCATGATCACGCTGCGCATGATCCGCTACCCCGCCCACCCCGAGGGCGCGGACGAGCGCACCTTCGGCGCCGGCGCCCACACCGACTGGGGCGCCATCACCATCCTGGCGCAGGACGCGCACGGCGGCCTGGAGGTGCAGACGCCCGGCGGCGACTGGGTCGAGGCCACGCCCGTGCCCGGCTGCTTCGTGGTCAACCTGGGCGACATGATTCCGCGCTGGACCAACGGCCTGTACCACTCCAATCCGCACCGCGTGCGCAACCGGCATTCGGGCGGCGCGCCGCGCTATTCCATTCCCTTCTTCTACGAGCCGGACTACCTCGCCCGCATCGAGGCCGTGCCCGGCACCGTGCCGGCCGGCGAGGCGCCCCGCTACGCCCCCTGCACGGCCGGGGAGCACCTGGTGGAGATGTACCGCCGCACCTACAACAAGCCCGTGGCGACCACCGCATGA
- a CDS encoding urease accessory protein UreD, whose protein sequence is MTWHARLQLDYRRETDRTVARHEHSGPLRILQSLYPEGDAVCHNVLVHPPGGLVGGDTLDINLRVGPGAHGLVTTPGATRFYRSLGELALQRTHAVLEPGARLEWLPLEALCFDGCRAENRLTMEVAPGAELMGLDVTAFGLPHADQPFRRGSFQQHIEVPGLWLERGRVDAADALLMDGQLGLAGHRCMASLFFVAGEALSRERREAALDSARAVLDADALVATAGATCPNGQVVVVRVLAPVVEPAMALLQRVWATWRSTLWGLPAQRPRIWSM, encoded by the coding sequence ATGACCTGGCACGCCCGCCTGCAACTGGACTACCGCCGCGAGACCGATCGCACCGTCGCCCGCCACGAGCACAGCGGGCCGCTGCGCATCCTGCAAAGCCTGTACCCCGAAGGCGACGCCGTCTGCCACAACGTGCTGGTGCACCCGCCCGGCGGGCTGGTGGGCGGGGACACGCTGGACATCAACCTGCGCGTAGGCCCCGGTGCGCACGGGCTGGTGACCACGCCCGGCGCCACGCGCTTCTACCGCTCGCTGGGCGAGCTGGCCCTGCAGCGCACGCATGCCGTGCTGGAGCCGGGCGCGCGCCTGGAATGGCTGCCGCTGGAAGCGCTGTGCTTCGACGGCTGCCGCGCCGAGAACCGCCTGACGATGGAGGTCGCCCCGGGGGCCGAGCTGATGGGCCTGGACGTCACGGCCTTCGGTCTGCCCCATGCGGACCAGCCGTTTCGCCGCGGCAGCTTCCAGCAGCACATCGAAGTGCCGGGCCTGTGGCTGGAGCGTGGCCGCGTCGATGCCGCAGACGCGCTGCTCATGGACGGCCAGCTGGGCCTGGCCGGGCACCGCTGCATGGCGTCGCTGTTCTTCGTGGCCGGCGAGGCGCTGAGCCGCGAGCGCCGCGAAGCGGCCCTGGACAGCGCCCGCGCCGTGCTGGATGCCGACGCGCTCGTGGCCACGGCGGGCGCCACCTGCCCCAACGGCCAGGTGGTGGTCGTGCGCGTGCTGGCGCCGGTGGTGGAGCCCGCCATGGCCCTGCTGCAGCGCGTGTGGGCCACCTGGCGCAGCACCCTGTGGGGCTTGCCCGCACAGCGGCCGCGCATCTGGTCGATGTGA
- a CDS encoding response regulator, with the protein MNGLHLLIVDDEREAAELLKIILEEDPRVQSVAVAYDGMEAVDQARRHKPDIVIMDLEMPRMDGEQAAHLILAEYAAQPPRLIALSGNILRLRAMRSGPFHARLGKPVDFAALDALIA; encoded by the coding sequence ATGAACGGCCTGCACCTACTGATAGTCGATGACGAGCGGGAAGCCGCAGAACTTCTCAAGATTATCTTGGAGGAAGACCCGCGTGTTCAATCCGTGGCTGTCGCCTACGATGGGATGGAGGCCGTGGACCAGGCAAGGCGGCACAAGCCGGACATCGTCATCATGGATCTGGAGATGCCGCGAATGGACGGCGAGCAGGCCGCGCACCTGATTCTGGCGGAGTATGCCGCACAGCCGCCCCGGCTGATCGCGCTGTCGGGCAACATTCTCCGCCTGCGGGCCATGCGGAGCGGCCCGTTCCATGCCCGCCTGGGCAAGCCGGTGGATTTCGCCGCGCTGGACGCGTTGATCGCCTGA
- a CDS encoding sensor histidine kinase, which produces MRLADFLDRYRDAIVDEAAEFAKSLPSLKNATDETLRDHFAQCLEAIATDIRAPQSRTQSIEKSQGKAPRGPATTAAEEHGVARANSGLTTSQLVSEYRALRASVLRLWLDHHADSGHIVDDITRFNEAVDQALAESIVRFEEQVDSWRHIFLGVVGHDLRTPLNAMALTGEVLRIKTPEALHRHVDVVAKGTKRIGSMLDSLLEYSNSQVGTPMPLAREEASLCAVSEDELEIVRAAFPEAQIDLHCEGPGNGVFDVSRVREALSNLVSNAVQHGTDRSVQVDVREDGDQLVVTVRNRGEIPEAALPGIFEPMKRGQGYQTGHRTNLGLGLFICKQIVDAHGGQITACSENGMVEVTMKLPASGAQA; this is translated from the coding sequence ATGCGCCTTGCAGACTTTCTGGACCGTTACAGAGACGCCATCGTGGACGAGGCCGCGGAATTTGCGAAATCCTTGCCCAGCCTGAAGAACGCCACGGATGAAACGTTGCGGGACCACTTCGCGCAATGTCTTGAAGCCATTGCAACGGACATCCGCGCACCGCAGAGTAGGACACAGTCTATTGAAAAGTCGCAGGGCAAGGCCCCGCGCGGCCCCGCCACCACGGCGGCTGAAGAACACGGCGTGGCCCGTGCCAACAGCGGCCTGACCACCAGCCAGCTGGTGTCCGAGTACCGCGCCCTGCGCGCCAGCGTGCTGCGGCTCTGGCTGGACCACCATGCCGACAGCGGCCACATCGTGGACGACATCACGCGCTTCAACGAGGCGGTGGACCAGGCGCTGGCCGAATCCATCGTGCGTTTCGAGGAGCAGGTGGACTCGTGGCGCCACATCTTCCTGGGCGTGGTGGGGCACGACCTGCGCACGCCGCTCAATGCCATGGCGCTGACCGGCGAAGTGCTGCGCATCAAGACCCCCGAGGCCCTGCACAGGCATGTGGACGTGGTGGCCAAGGGCACCAAGCGCATCGGCAGCATGCTCGACTCCCTGCTGGAATACAGCAACAGCCAGGTGGGCACGCCCATGCCGCTGGCCAGGGAGGAAGCCAGCCTGTGCGCCGTCTCCGAGGACGAACTGGAGATCGTGCGCGCCGCGTTCCCCGAGGCGCAGATCGACCTGCACTGCGAAGGCCCGGGCAACGGCGTGTTCGACGTGTCGCGCGTGCGCGAGGCGCTGTCCAACCTCGTGTCCAATGCCGTGCAGCACGGCACCGACCGCAGCGTGCAGGTGGACGTGCGCGAAGATGGCGATCAGCTGGTGGTCACCGTGCGCAACCGCGGCGAGATCCCCGAGGCGGCGCTGCCCGGCATCTTCGAGCCCATGAAGCGAGGCCAGGGCTACCAGACGGGTCACCGCACCAACCTGGGCCTGGGCCTGTTCATCTGCAAGCAGATCGTCGATGCGCACGGCGGCCAGATCACAGCCTGCTCGGAGAACGGCATGGTCGAAGTGACCATGAAGCTGCCGGCCAGCGGCGCGCAGGCGTAA
- a CDS encoding metallophosphoesterase, with protein MSVLLHLSDLHFGAHDERVCEAVTRLTARLGVGVLVVSGDLTQRATPEQFEQAHAFLSSLPIPHRLVVPGNHDVPLFAWWERLAGQAYRRYARWWGDDLEGTCHADGFHVMAVNTTRWWRHERGSLSPQQIDAIAERLATTRKDDWRIVVSHHPLAAAHEEDRRHRPHRADRALTRWSAAGAELLLSGHAHEPGLVEPMTGLWSAQAGTAVSVRLRANAPNSLVTLERVPSAAGDRHQRLLTRWDYVPDAQEFLPVEKHDLSVAPTGCLRRRR; from the coding sequence ATGAGCGTCCTGCTGCACCTGTCTGACCTGCATTTCGGAGCCCACGACGAACGCGTCTGCGAGGCCGTAACGCGCCTGACCGCGCGGCTGGGCGTGGGCGTGCTGGTGGTCTCCGGCGACCTGACCCAGCGGGCCACGCCCGAGCAGTTCGAACAGGCCCATGCCTTCCTGTCCTCGTTGCCGATCCCCCACCGGCTAGTGGTGCCCGGCAACCACGACGTGCCCCTGTTCGCCTGGTGGGAGCGTCTGGCCGGCCAGGCCTACCGCCGCTACGCGCGCTGGTGGGGCGACGATCTGGAGGGCACCTGCCATGCCGACGGCTTCCATGTCATGGCCGTGAACACCACGCGCTGGTGGCGGCACGAGCGCGGCAGCCTCTCGCCCCAGCAGATCGACGCCATCGCTGAGCGCCTGGCAACCACCCGCAAGGACGACTGGCGCATCGTCGTCAGCCACCACCCGCTGGCCGCTGCGCACGAGGAAGACCGCCGCCACCGCCCGCACCGCGCCGACCGGGCGCTGACGCGCTGGAGCGCCGCGGGGGCCGAACTGCTGCTGTCCGGCCATGCGCACGAGCCGGGACTGGTGGAACCGATGACGGGGCTGTGGTCCGCCCAGGCGGGCACGGCGGTTTCGGTGCGGCTGCGCGCCAATGCGCCCAACAGCCTGGTCACCCTCGAACGCGTGCCCTCGGCCGCCGGCGACCGGCACCAGCGCCTGCTCACCCGCTGGGACTACGTGCCCGATGCGCAGGAATTCCTTCCGGTGGAAAAGCACGACCTGAGCGTGGCCCCCACGGGCTGCCTGCGGCGTCGGCGCTGA